A single region of the Pseudomonas sp. VD-NE ins genome encodes:
- a CDS encoding transporter substrate-binding domain-containing protein: protein MTILKSMMTLCGALTLATAVQAQEPPSHLDSIQQQGQLRVCTTGDYKPYTFKRPDGDFEGIDIAMARSLADSLGVKVEWVQTTWKTLMPDMQAGKCDIGMGGISVILERQKKAYFSNTLDTDGKIPLVRCADVSKYQTIEQINQPNVRLVEPAGGTNEAFVHAFLPKAQLALHDNVTIFQQLLDNQADVMITDASEALYQQKLKPGLCAVNPHQYMQYGEKAYLLPRDDISWKLYVDQWLHLSKVTGKYQQTLSEWIAVPAAQ from the coding sequence ATGACAATTCTAAAAAGCATGATGACTCTCTGCGGTGCGCTGACATTGGCCACCGCCGTTCAGGCCCAAGAACCCCCTTCGCACCTCGACAGCATCCAGCAACAAGGCCAGTTGCGCGTGTGCACCACCGGCGACTACAAGCCCTACACCTTCAAACGCCCCGACGGCGATTTCGAAGGCATCGACATCGCCATGGCCCGTTCGCTGGCCGACAGCCTCGGGGTCAAAGTCGAATGGGTGCAAACCACCTGGAAAACCCTGATGCCGGACATGCAGGCCGGCAAGTGCGACATCGGCATGGGTGGTATCTCGGTGATCCTCGAAAGGCAGAAAAAAGCCTACTTCAGCAACACCCTCGACACCGACGGCAAGATCCCGCTGGTGCGTTGCGCCGATGTCAGCAAGTACCAGACAATCGAGCAGATCAACCAGCCCAACGTGCGTCTGGTCGAACCCGCCGGCGGTACCAACGAAGCCTTCGTCCACGCCTTCCTGCCCAAAGCGCAACTGGCGCTGCACGACAACGTGACAATCTTCCAGCAACTGCTCGACAACCAGGCCGACGTGATGATCACCGACGCCTCGGAAGCGCTGTATCAGCAGAAACTCAAACCTGGCCTGTGCGCGGTTAATCCGCATCAGTACATGCAGTACGGCGAGAAGGCTTATCTGCTGCCGCGCGATGACATCAGCTGGAAACTGTACGTCGATCAGTGGCTGCACTTGAGCAAAGTCACCGGCAAGTATCAGCAAACCCTGAGCGAGTGGATCGCCGTACCGGCCGCGCAGTAA
- a CDS encoding NAD(P)H-dependent oxidoreductase, with the protein MTTLLHIECSPRKQRSASLQVARSFIDRYLQHHPQTQVETLDLWGISLPEFGEDAMDAKYAGLYGTPLTTAQQSAWNELKHLAAYLHRADLIVLSVPLWNFSIPYKLKHFIDLVSQKDILFSFDPQHGLQGLLKNKIAVGAYACGMDFSAQSTTPAERFDFQKPYVAAWLEFIGISDVHELRVEKTILGEDVDRESRLAASQRARDLADQLAC; encoded by the coding sequence GTGACCACCCTTCTGCACATTGAATGTTCACCGCGCAAACAACGCTCCGCGTCACTGCAAGTGGCGCGCAGCTTTATCGATCGCTATCTGCAGCATCATCCGCAGACCCAGGTCGAAACCCTCGACCTTTGGGGCATATCGCTGCCGGAGTTCGGCGAGGACGCAATGGACGCCAAGTACGCCGGCCTCTATGGCACACCACTGACGACCGCCCAGCAATCGGCGTGGAATGAGCTCAAGCACCTCGCCGCTTACCTGCATCGCGCCGACCTGATTGTGCTGTCGGTGCCGCTGTGGAATTTCAGCATTCCGTACAAGCTCAAACACTTCATCGACCTGGTGTCGCAGAAAGACATCCTCTTCAGTTTCGACCCGCAACACGGCCTGCAAGGTCTGCTGAAAAACAAAATCGCCGTCGGTGCCTATGCCTGCGGGATGGATTTTTCGGCGCAGTCGACCACACCGGCCGAGCGCTTCGATTTTCAGAAACCCTACGTGGCCGCCTGGCTCGAGTTTATCGGCATCAGCGATGTGCATGAATTACGTGTCGAGAAGACCATTCTCGGCGAAGACGTCGACCGTGAGTCGCGGCTGGCTGCCTCACAACGGGCGCGGGATCTGGCCGATCAGCTCGCCTGCTGA
- a CDS encoding LysR family transcriptional regulator, with protein MFDALLLKTFVTVVDEDGFSRAAEKLHLTQSAVSGHLRRLEEQIGKPLLKRTTRSQQLTADGERLIAYARTILALNRDAWAQLTRTPFQGRVRIGVSEDFVEARLLRALQDCAAQHPGMQIEVQVNIPGTLLGQMQQGDLEMVIGSLCETGESGRLLWQEPLVWAWAAQPVTQLPMPLPLALFPEPCPYREAALTRLAQAGISRRTAMLCSSTAGLRAAALSGFAVAPMPASQLGPGMAALGAEQRLPALPDAQFRLFVAPHADPQMLDAVSQVIVEFCSARRQ; from the coding sequence ATGTTCGACGCCCTGTTGTTGAAGACCTTTGTCACCGTTGTCGATGAGGACGGCTTCAGCCGTGCGGCGGAAAAACTGCATTTGACGCAATCGGCGGTCAGCGGCCATCTGCGCCGGCTCGAAGAACAAATCGGCAAACCGCTGCTCAAGCGCACCACTCGTTCTCAGCAACTCACCGCCGACGGTGAACGCCTGATTGCTTACGCGCGGACGATTCTGGCGTTGAACCGCGATGCCTGGGCGCAGCTCACGCGCACGCCGTTTCAGGGGCGGGTGCGGATTGGCGTGTCCGAAGATTTCGTCGAGGCGCGGTTGTTACGCGCATTGCAGGATTGCGCGGCGCAGCATCCCGGTATGCAGATCGAAGTACAGGTGAATATTCCGGGGACGTTGCTGGGCCAGATGCAGCAGGGCGATCTGGAGATGGTCATCGGTTCGCTGTGTGAAACCGGCGAGTCAGGACGTTTACTTTGGCAGGAGCCACTGGTGTGGGCGTGGGCCGCGCAGCCTGTCACGCAGTTGCCGATGCCTTTGCCGCTGGCGCTGTTTCCCGAGCCTTGTCCTTATCGCGAGGCGGCGTTGACGCGATTGGCTCAGGCGGGCATTTCCCGGCGCACCGCGATGCTGTGTTCGAGCACCGCCGGGTTACGCGCGGCAGCGTTGTCCGGATTTGCCGTCGCGCCGATGCCGGCAAGTCAGTTGGGGCCGGGGATGGCCGCGCTCGGCGCGGAACAGCGCTTGCCGGCGTTGCCGGATGCGCAGTTCCGCTTGTTTGTCGCACCTCACGCTGATCCGCAGATGCTCGATGCGGTCTCGCAGGTGATCGTCGAGTTTTGCTCGGCGCGGCGGCAGTGA
- a CDS encoding Lrp/AsnC family transcriptional regulator: protein MQKKTSKRISLDETDLAILELLQEDASVSNAELSERLSLSLTPCWRRRKRMEEAGVIKGYQANLDRRMLGLDIMAFVHIRFSTHADHAPDAFEAVIAQLPQVVACHKITGDADYVLQVLAEDLDSYSDFIEQVLRRQVGIASIQSSLALREVKTGSRIAIPKPGKD from the coding sequence ATGCAGAAAAAAACATCCAAACGCATCAGTCTCGATGAGACCGATCTGGCGATTCTTGAATTGCTGCAGGAAGACGCCAGCGTTTCCAACGCGGAACTCAGCGAGCGGCTGTCGCTGAGCCTTACGCCGTGCTGGCGGCGGCGCAAGCGCATGGAGGAGGCCGGGGTGATCAAGGGCTATCAGGCCAACCTCGATCGGCGAATGCTCGGGCTGGATATCATGGCGTTCGTGCACATTCGTTTTTCCACCCACGCCGACCACGCGCCGGACGCTTTCGAGGCGGTGATTGCGCAATTGCCGCAGGTGGTGGCCTGCCACAAGATCACCGGCGATGCCGATTATGTGTTGCAGGTGTTGGCGGAGGATCTTGATAGCTACAGCGATTTCATCGAGCAGGTGCTGAGGCGTCAGGTGGGGATTGCCTCCATTCAGTCCAGCCTGGCATTGCGCGAGGTCAAGACCGGGAGCCGGATTGCTATTCCTAAACCGGGAAAGGACTGA
- a CDS encoding ornithine cyclodeaminase, which translates to MTLFIDVDDAARLFTQVGIRRAIREMAGYIEADYARWAQFDKSPRTANHSADGVIELMPTDDGQQYSFKYVNGHPNNGQQNLLTVMAFGLLADVQSGYPTLLSELTLTTAVRTAATSALVAQSLARPGATSMALIGNGAQSEFQALAFHEMLGINEIRIFDIDRDASLKLKHNLAAFPGIEVILASSVKDAVKGADIVTTVTADKAYATILTPEMIEPGMHINAVGGDCPGKTELHADILRNARVIVEFEPQTRVEGDIQQLAADSPVIEFFRIVQGEVAGRENDTQVTVFDSVGFALEDFSSLRYLKDLAHAQQIGQRIHLVPTPANIKNLFQLLDPQPAKASRLRTVS; encoded by the coding sequence ATGACGCTTTTTATTGATGTCGATGATGCTGCACGCCTGTTCACCCAAGTCGGTATCCGCCGCGCCATTCGCGAAATGGCCGGCTACATCGAAGCGGACTACGCACGCTGGGCGCAGTTTGATAAATCGCCGCGCACGGCCAATCACTCGGCGGACGGCGTGATCGAGTTGATGCCCACCGACGATGGCCAGCAGTACTCGTTCAAATACGTTAACGGCCACCCGAACAACGGCCAGCAGAACTTGCTCACGGTCATGGCCTTCGGTCTGCTGGCCGATGTGCAAAGTGGCTATCCGACCCTGCTCAGCGAACTGACTTTGACCACCGCCGTGCGCACCGCCGCAACCTCCGCGCTGGTCGCGCAATCGCTGGCTCGTCCGGGTGCGACCTCAATGGCCCTGATTGGCAACGGTGCGCAAAGCGAATTTCAGGCGTTGGCCTTTCACGAAATGCTGGGCATCAACGAAATCCGCATCTTCGATATCGATCGCGACGCTTCACTCAAGTTGAAGCACAACCTCGCCGCTTTCCCAGGGATCGAAGTGATTCTGGCCAGTTCGGTGAAGGACGCGGTCAAGGGCGCGGACATCGTCACCACGGTCACCGCCGACAAAGCCTACGCAACGATTCTGACCCCCGAAATGATCGAGCCCGGCATGCACATCAACGCGGTCGGCGGTGACTGCCCGGGTAAAACCGAACTGCACGCCGACATCCTGCGCAACGCTCGGGTCATCGTCGAGTTCGAGCCGCAAACGCGCGTTGAAGGCGACATTCAGCAACTGGCAGCCGATTCCCCGGTGATCGAGTTTTTCCGGATTGTGCAGGGCGAAGTCGCCGGACGCGAAAACGATACGCAGGTGACGGTCTTCGATTCGGTGGGTTTTGCCCTGGAAGACTTTTCCTCACTGCGCTACCTGAAAGACCTGGCCCATGCGCAGCAAATCGGCCAACGCATCCACCTGGTGCCGACGCCGGCCAACATCAAAAACCTCTTCCAATTGCTGGATCCGCAACCGGCCAAAGCCTCGCGTCTGCGCACCGTCAGTTGA
- a CDS encoding histone deacetylase family protein encodes MFTVFSDSHRLHHGTELKDGVLKPSFEQPSRADTVHNRVKQVGLGQIVEPRAFDRSCYVNAHSERYVSFLETAWSEWCATGRTHDALPLIWPVRDLAGEQVPTFIDGKLGFYAMDAGSPITATTWQAVKTSADIALTGLALLDEGHDSAFALCRPPGHHAAREYMGGYCYLNNAAIAAQQAITQGAKRVAVLDVDFHHGNGTQNIFYQRSDVMFVSLHGEPAVSYPYFSGYSHEVGAGAGEGYNLNYPLPKNTTWESYRNALLHACKKLQQFAPEVLVISLGVDTFKDDPISHFLLESEDFIGIGELIASVGCPTLFVMEGGYMVDEIGINAVNVLHGFESKRS; translated from the coding sequence ATGTTTACAGTTTTCAGTGATTCCCACCGGTTGCACCACGGCACCGAATTGAAAGACGGCGTGCTCAAACCGTCGTTCGAACAACCGAGTCGCGCCGACACCGTGCACAACCGCGTGAAACAGGTCGGCCTCGGGCAGATCGTCGAACCGCGCGCGTTTGACCGCTCGTGCTACGTCAACGCGCACAGCGAGCGCTACGTCAGTTTTCTCGAAACTGCCTGGAGCGAATGGTGCGCCACCGGTCGCACTCACGATGCCTTGCCGCTGATATGGCCGGTGCGCGATCTGGCCGGCGAGCAGGTGCCGACGTTCATCGACGGCAAGCTCGGCTTCTATGCCATGGACGCCGGTTCGCCGATCACCGCGACGACCTGGCAAGCGGTGAAAACCAGCGCCGACATCGCCCTCACCGGCCTGGCCCTGCTCGATGAAGGCCACGACAGCGCCTTCGCCCTGTGCCGCCCGCCCGGCCATCACGCCGCGCGCGAATACATGGGCGGTTATTGCTACCTCAACAACGCCGCGATTGCCGCGCAGCAAGCCATCACCCAAGGCGCCAAACGTGTCGCGGTGCTCGACGTCGACTTCCATCACGGCAACGGCACGCAGAACATTTTTTATCAGCGCAGCGACGTCATGTTCGTCTCGTTGCACGGCGAACCGGCGGTGTCCTATCCGTACTTCTCGGGCTACAGCCACGAAGTCGGCGCGGGTGCAGGCGAGGGTTACAACCTCAACTATCCATTGCCGAAAAACACCACGTGGGAGAGCTATCGCAACGCCCTGCTCCACGCCTGCAAAAAACTCCAGCAGTTCGCGCCTGAAGTGCTGGTGATTTCCCTCGGTGTCGACACGTTCAAGGACGACCCCATCAGCCACTTCCTGCTGGAGAGCGAGGACTTCATCGGCATCGGTGAACTGATCGCCAGCGTCGGCTGCCCGACTCTGTTCGTCATGGAGGGCGGCTACATGGTCGATGAAATCGGCATCAATGCCGTCAACGTGCTGCACGGTTTCGAGAGCAAACGCAGCTGA